The window CGAACGGCTGGGGGCGGCGTACGACACGTTCGGTTCGTTGGAGCAACGGATCGACGGGCGGCCGAACGGCCTGACCGACGGGGTGCGGTCGCCGCGCTTCGCCGGGTTCCTGCGCCTGGAGTACGCGCTGTGGCACGGGCAGCCGCGATCCGTTGTGGTCGCGACGGCGACGGCTCTCGACCGCAGCGTGCGGACGCTGGAGCGCCGTTTTCCCCGTCTGTCGACCGATCCGAACGACATCGCGCTTCGGGCACACGAGATCCTCGAGAACACCCTGCAGTTCGAGCTGACCGGCGAGGCCGATCAAGGCAGCCATACGACGCTCGCGACCGGCGCGGCGAACGTGGCCGGCACGCAGCTGACGCTCGCGTCCCTGGCGCCGTTGCTGCGCAAGGTCGATCCGGCGTTGTTGCGGCAGCTGACCGCCGGACTGCACCGGCTCGCCGTGACCTTCGCGGGTTTCCGGGTCGGGCCCGGACGATGGCTGCCGCTCGATGACCTCGGCCGGATGCGACGCGAGCGGCTCGATGCACAGGTCGGCGGGTTGCTCGAACAGCTCTCCGTGCTGCCCGACCATCTCGAGATCCTCACCACCCAGGACAACCAGAACTGATGAGCAGCGCGTTCTCTCGACGTCGATTCCTGACCGGCAGCGCAGCTGCAGGCGCGATCGGTGCGGCCGCGGTAGGGGTCGGAGCCGGGACTCGATCGCAAGCCGCGGCTGCGACGCCGGCGACGGGTGCTTCGCCGGTCGCACCGCTTTATGGCGCGCATCAAGGCACCTTGTTGCTCTCGCCCGCGGCCGCGACTGCGGTGGTCGCCTTCGATGTGACCGCGACGACGCGCGGTGAGCTGGTCGAGCTCATGCAGACGTTGACCGAGCGGGCGCGGCTGCTCACCCAGGGCGAGCCACTCGAGCCGAGCAATCCCTCCAGCCCACCTGCCGACAACGGGTTGCTCGGACCGACCGTTGCTCCCCACCAGCTCGGCATGACCGTCGCGGTCGGTGCGTCGCTTTTCGACCGCCGCTTCGGCCTGACCTCGCGGCGCCCGACGGGTCTGGTGCCGATGAAGACCTTCCCGAACGACAACCTCGACCCCGCGCAGACCCATGGCGACCTGACTCTTCAGCTGACCGCGGCGTCGGCGGACATCGTCGTACATGCGTTGCGGGACATCACGAAGTACACCCGCGGCTGGATGCAGCCGCGCTGGCGGATCGACGGGTT is drawn from Mycobacteriales bacterium and contains these coding sequences:
- a CDS encoding EfeM/EfeO family lipoprotein, which produces MLAGAVVVIVVGTSAAVIATRASAGRAVATRAVAIDVSPTACAVAWRGAKSGRSEYRVTDVGDSPEEVSIVGPDHLTTYAELEMVAPRTTQTMVAILPPGRYSWGCEADDGAESYSDLRAVTGPPVSGATPYIPVDADQLAGAVVRYRASVTAGLRVLVRDTDRLLQVARSGSRPAVERAWLTAHLDYERLGAAYDTFGSLEQRIDGRPNGLTDGVRSPRFAGFLRLEYALWHGQPRSVVVATATALDRSVRTLERRFPRLSTDPNDIALRAHEILENTLQFELTGEADQGSHTTLATGAANVAGTQLTLASLAPLLRKVDPALLRQLTAGLHRLAVTFAGFRVGPGRWLPLDDLGRMRRERLDAQVGGLLEQLSVLPDHLEILTTQDNQN
- a CDS encoding Dyp-type peroxidase, which produces MSSAFSRRRFLTGSAAAGAIGAAAVGVGAGTRSQAAAATPATGASPVAPLYGAHQGTLLLSPAAATAVVAFDVTATTRGELVELMQTLTERARLLTQGEPLEPSNPSSPPADNGLLGPTVAPHQLGMTVAVGASLFDRRFGLTSRRPTGLVPMKTFPNDNLDPAQTHGDLTLQLTAASADIVVHALRDITKYTRGWMQPRWRIDGFSSPPRPDGKPRNLFGFNDGISNPVVTNPRVAEDLIWVTGSGEQAWATGGTFQVIRIIRQLVEFWDRVSLQEQELMIGRRRANGAALDANSAGTAPNYRDDPQGLVIPLSAHIRLANPRTPATASSRILRRGWNYDRGLDVNGNLDQGMLFTCYQRSLQRQFEA